The Thiothrix subterranea genome has a segment encoding these proteins:
- a CDS encoding MerR family transcriptional regulator translates to MNTVTLRAWERRYGLLKPRRTPKGHRLYSRQDVDRVKQVLILLEQGIPVGRVRDVLDSGETPPMRLRTAQDVQTDDPWRHYCSLFQRCIHKLDTRSLEHTFNEAVSLYSLELVAKKLILPLYQQLWQQQAMLPSTRADYAFLHEFLCVKLGSRYLHYNSRANGKRVLLVNTQTHAVQLETLLLANIISQHGYQVSLLGTETTLDHLPLIIERAEFDALLLPSTDVSDSLQALSIMTQITVFLSGEAKPESQPGTAPLRNIHWLPEELSEICLTLDKVLAKEPAHVLIPVAAV, encoded by the coding sequence GTGAACACTGTCACATTACGCGCATGGGAACGCCGCTACGGTTTACTTAAGCCGCGTCGCACCCCGAAAGGGCATCGTCTTTACAGCCGCCAAGACGTCGATCGTGTCAAACAAGTGCTGATATTGCTGGAACAAGGCATTCCCGTAGGCCGCGTCCGTGACGTGCTCGACAGTGGTGAAACCCCGCCCATGCGCTTACGCACCGCACAAGATGTACAAACCGACGACCCTTGGCGGCACTATTGCTCACTGTTTCAACGCTGCATCCACAAACTGGATACCCGTTCCTTGGAACACACCTTCAACGAAGCCGTATCGTTGTATTCGCTGGAATTGGTCGCCAAAAAATTGATATTGCCCCTGTACCAGCAACTGTGGCAACAGCAGGCAATGTTGCCATCTACCCGCGCTGACTACGCTTTCCTGCATGAATTTTTGTGCGTGAAACTCGGCTCACGCTATTTGCATTACAACAGCCGCGCCAATGGCAAACGGGTGTTGCTGGTCAATACCCAAACTCATGCAGTGCAATTGGAAACGTTATTACTCGCGAATATTATCAGCCAACACGGTTATCAAGTCAGTTTGCTTGGCACGGAAACCACGCTGGATCATTTACCGCTGATTATCGAACGCGCCGAATTTGATGCCTTACTGCTGCCCAGTACTGACGTATCCGACAGCCTGCAAGCCTTGAGCATTATGACCCAAATCACCGTTTTTCTGAGTGGTGAAGCCAAACCAGAGTCACAACCCGGCACTGCACCGCTACGCAATATTCACTGGTTGCCCGAAGAATTGAGCGAGATTTGTTTAACCCTTGATAAAGTACTGGCAAAAGAACCTGCGCATGTACTCATACCGGTTGCCGCTGTATGA
- a CDS encoding YidB family protein → MDIMQIATQVFKSQLDTDRDGQLEITEIASAMMKLMGNSGNQAQAGGLGGLASMISGMQGGGDSGLASLAASWLGNGQNAQPSGSQLTQMFGQDKIAAFAQQLGLSPDQALKGLQAAVPEAVDKASPNGSLDMGSLLDSVGGVSGAIGLASKLFGR, encoded by the coding sequence ATGGACATAATGCAAATTGCTACCCAAGTATTCAAAAGCCAATTGGATACTGACCGTGATGGTCAATTAGAGATCACTGAAATTGCGTCAGCCATGATGAAACTCATGGGCAATAGCGGTAATCAAGCACAAGCAGGCGGTTTGGGTGGCTTAGCCTCCATGATTTCCGGTATGCAAGGTGGCGGTGACTCTGGTTTGGCGTCACTGGCGGCTTCATGGTTAGGCAACGGTCAAAACGCCCAGCCTTCTGGTAGCCAACTGACTCAAATGTTTGGTCAAGACAAAATTGCAGCGTTTGCCCAGCAATTAGGTCTTAGCCCGGATCAAGCGCTGAAAGGTCTGCAAGCGGCTGTTCCAGAAGCCGTGGACAAAGCTTCCCCTAACGGTTCGTTGGATATGGGTAGCCTGTTGGATTCGGTCGGTGGCGTGTCTGGCGCTATTGGTCTGGCAAGCAAGCTGTTTGGTCGCTAA
- the lysM gene encoding peptidoglycan-binding protein LysM, producing the protein MGLFDFARNIGKKIFGKEEEAPAALTQHINEDNPGVEGLQVEVKDGVATLTGQAQSAEALEKAVLMAGNAMGIESVKADGMTIADGSQVGGDDEFYVIEKGDTLWEIAEKAYGNGSKYTRIVEVNREVIKDADKIFPGQKIRIPKSI; encoded by the coding sequence ATGGGACTGTTTGATTTCGCCCGTAACATTGGCAAGAAAATTTTCGGTAAGGAAGAAGAAGCACCTGCTGCGCTGACTCAACACATCAATGAAGACAATCCTGGCGTTGAAGGCTTGCAAGTGGAAGTCAAAGACGGCGTGGCTACGTTGACAGGTCAAGCGCAATCGGCTGAAGCACTGGAAAAAGCCGTATTGATGGCGGGCAATGCCATGGGCATCGAATCCGTGAAAGCGGATGGCATGACCATTGCGGACGGCAGCCAAGTCGGTGGTGACGACGAATTCTACGTGATTGAAAAAGGCGACACCCTGTGGGAAATCGCTGAGAAAGCATACGGCAATGGTTCAAAATACACCCGTATCGTCGAAGTTAACCGTGAAGTCATTAAAGACGCGGACAAAATCTTCCCCGGTCAAAAAATTCGCATTCCGAAAAGTATTTAA